The DNA region CGTCTGGAGCTCGTCATCAGCCGaaaccccacctcctcctccttgctgGCCAATCATACTGacaacaccaccaacagcaGCCACTCCCCTCAGCCAATTGGCAGCGAGCTTGGACCATCGGAGCCTTCTGTTGGCCAAGGAGACGATGGTGGTCCGATCAAGTGGAGCCAACCGGGAGACGGGCTTGTGGCAGGGCTTGGGGTGGCGCAGGTGAATAATAAATCCTTATAGCAGAGAAAATCTGGATGAAACTGGATTAAACCAGTTCTAACCAGACTGGACTGGAGAGGTCAACAAGGAAAACAATGCAACAAAGTTGAATCATACTGGTTTAGACCCATCCAAACTGGTTCGGAGTGGACCCCCCATGGTGCTACACACCCTCTGGATGAACTCTGATCCTTGACCACTAAAGTTTGACCTTTGAACTGCTAAAGCAGCCTGAAAGCACACTGATGGACTTCTCACCTTCTCACCTGAACCAGTTCTGAATACTGATCCTGCTGGTGTCACTGGAACCAGAACTAAGACTACTGATCTGACTGGAACCACAGGAGGTAGCCTAGTGCTATGGCAACTGACTCTGTTGAAACCACAGCCACAGTCAATGGTTTTACTGGTGTAAGATTAATGGTTGCTGGTTCTGCAAGCCTAGAACGAGGGCTATTGGTCCTGCTGAAGCCAGACCCACAACCCATGGTCTTATTGGTTCCAGAGATGTGGGTTCTTGTCTTAGTGGTTTAAGAACCATGGCTACTGATACCATTTATGACAGAGCCATAGCCAGTGGTCTGGTCCGAGACATATGGGCTCTGGTCTTAGTGGCTATGGAAACATGGCCCCACTGAAGCCACAGCTAGTGGTCTTACTGGTCCAAGACACGTGGGTTCTCGTCTTAGTGAAGGCCGACCCATGGGCACTGGTTCAACTGAAGCCCGAGCCACAGAGAGTGGTCTTACTGGTCTAAGACATGGTTCTTGTTCACGGTGTTAGTGGTGTTAGTGGTTATAGAATTGTGGGTACTAAGCCACAGCCATGACCACTGCTTCGAATCCAGAGCTGTGGCTCCTGGTCCATCTGGTCTTACTAGAACCTGAGCCATGGCTTCTGGTTGTACTAGCCAAGaactacagcagcacaaagactgaTGGGACTCCAGAATCCAGAAACtactgatggacagacaggttGCCAAGGAGACTAGGGATGCTCCGATTAGGCTGTTTAGGGCTGATGTCATTGGGTATGTCCAAACCATGACTGATTACAGCAAGATGCAAATACTCAAGTCTTATCCTGACATGCTGGGCAATCCTGcattttaaaagatttaaagaCTTCCAAAATATTTATAATTAGCTACATGCATTAGCTTGTAGCATGTTATCAGAGTAGCACCATTAGCAGCACCAACTCAAAGACAAAGTCAAAAGCAGCGCCTGGAGTTTGTGTTAGTGACAGATGGACGATACTAATATGTTCACTGGCGCTCGTGCCAAATAACGACACAGCAAAAATGTATAATATCAGCACTGACAAATTTGAAATGATAACCAGTGCAAGTGGTGGAAAACAGGCAGACATGATGGATAGCAACgaaaacacagtgtgaaatAATTTTTTATTGTCAATTTTAAGCAGGGACGGTATAAAAGAAGTGGACAAAGCCTCCTGCtatgaaaagtgaagccaatgcggaagtgccttaaacctgcattctttctgatggccagcagggggcgaatCCACAAATTGTGGTCCCAGAAAATAACACTAATTctcactttatttattatttcagtaAACACTTTCTTAATGAGTTTATGGTGTAAATCACTTGTTTCAAGTGTTCTTCAGTACAGCATTTTATAAATTATGGTACCATTTGGGGTGAAATAGACGATAAAGCAGGGTATACTTTAGGGCATGGCTaccttgtgattgacaagtcGCTACCACAGCCACGTGTCCATCACGATACAGGCGTAGCAATGCATATCTAAGGCAATGTGTAGCTTTAAATAGTCGtgaatttgttttttggtgCTCTCCGTGTTTTCATCTTCGAACTTTTACCCtttcacagtgtgttttcatgaaatTGTAACATTATGGTGACCCACAATGTCTCGCTTGGAAGCATTTGGAAGTATTAGATGACACTTTTCCGAGAAGTCCATTTTGATTTAAGCCTGTTTGTTGCTAGCTGAAGTTAGCATCCCAGTTAATATCACAGTTAATGTGAGGTGTGGATGCACCTTCCGAACCAAGCTAGCTAGTTACCACTAGCGATAGCTCATAAGTTAGCTTTTGCTATCCGGTGCTTGACCCCGCTGGGCTGGTGCTTTAGCATGATGGTTGCTATTCACTCCGATTAAAAGGTAAATTTAACcaatgtttattttgtgtttctggcaCATGTGACACGTGTATTGTATTAGTACAACGTGCTTTCATCCCAGCTCCACTCTCTTGcccaaatatggtcacttcAGACTTTGAAAACCCACATGACAACAGCCAAAATGCTAAATGATTTCAAGAAAAGTCAAGTCACATCCAATGATTACCAGCCGATACTGATCGGAGCATCCCTGATGAAGTGGACATAAAGACAGGAGGTTTACtgttaacatttgagttctgtgCCATGAACGAGCTGCAGACTGGAAGAGTAATAATAATCATGTtaacaataatgatgatgatgatgatgatgatgatgacactgaGCAGTTCAATAAGAATCTTTTTCTACTGTTTACACCTGTTGGACTGGccacactgtgtgtatgtatgtgtgtgtgtttgtgtgtttgtatgttacatgtgtgtgtgttcaacacAAGGCCAGTTAACCCCTCCCACCTCAATTCTTTGTCTTGGCTTTGTCCCAGCCCCACTTCTTCCATCGACCAATAGGCAGCCAGGATGACGGACAGAGAGCGGTTCTGAGAGAttcagctgattggctggaaccaatcagaaaaaaaaacctggctGTCTGTGATTGGTTCTCCTCAACACCcaaactgaccaatcagctccCAGGAAGAGGCCAAGCATGCCCCCACCCTGACTTCCttgacccccccacccccccagtaACAGTGATCTATTATGCTAATCGATCGGTGTGTTTTTTGATTGACTGTTgtcagttttctctgtttgtttgtttgtttccatggcGACTGAACATGAAAAGATGTAAAATAGATGAAAAAACGGTTCAGTCGCGTCGCTGTTCACATCGAAACCATCGAACCCTGAAAACCTTCACCTCATAACCACGAAAACAACGATGTTACACGAGAAAAAAATCCTGATACAACAGGAAACCTGTGACAGTaaatacctgtgtgtgtgtgtgtgtgtgtgtgtgtgtgtgtgtgtgtgtgtgtgtatgtgtgtatgtgcgtgcgtgcgtgtgtgtgcgtatgtgtgtattttggagTGATGTCAACATTTGCCTGCCCTCACCTCAGTCTGAACTCACTATTTAAACTGGCCAATCAGCCCTCCCTCAGCATCAGCCACCAGTAGAAATGCTCCCCGAGTTAAGCAACCAATAGCCTTCGACTAAAGGCCCTGTGCTTTGGATTGGAGAGCTTTGATTGGCTGTGACTGTGCAgtagctgtgattggctgtttctgtGTGGGTAGCTGCAATTGACTGCTTGACTCCGTCCCATTCTTTGTGAACTGTGATGTTTTGAATCTGAAGCACAATGCTAGCATGTAGTTAGCATGTGGCTAGCAGATACTAAGCACAGGGCTAGTATTAGCCTAATGTGGCTACCATAGggtaatcacacacacagcacaaggcTAATACTGGCTATGGGTACCACCTAGCAAACCTATGTGTACCATCTGGTAAATATATGGTGAGCACACAGCTAACACAAGGATAACATCTAGTCAGCATATCTGGATGTTAGCACAAGGCTAGCCTAGGGCCAATACCTCGTTAACATAGCCAGTGTGTGGTCAGCACACACCTAGCAAAAGGCTAACATAAGACTAACATCTGGAAAACAGATATGTTGTTAGCACACAGCTAACACAGGGCTAACAGCTGGCTAACTTATGTTGTCAGTACACACCTAAGACAAGGCAAACAGTACTGCAGCTGGTGAACTTAGCTAGTATTCAGGTAGTACTCAGCTATCGCAAGGCTAACACCTGAGAAATTACCACATGGTAGAACATTGCCAGTGCACAGCTAACACAGGGCTAATACATGGTAAACATTGCCAATGTTTGGTTAGCACACAGCTAACACTGAACTAGCTTCTGGTAAACATTGCTTATAGTTGTTGAGCATACAGCTAAAGCAGAGTTAACACCTGGTTAACACAGCAAGGTGTTAGCATAGGGCTAACACATTTGGTTTAGCTCACAAATAACACAGCAAGTATTCACTTAGCACATGGTTAGCATTCACCATTTATGGCTAACATTACACAAATGCTCTGCTCAAAATCCTGTTATTGAGGTAAGTAGAACAGAGCCTAGCGAGGATATTAGTGCTGTTAGCATTTTAGTGCTTAGCCGAGACAAACTGTTCCACCAATGGGAAAAAGCCACCGAGCTGAGGGGTGTGGCTTCAGGAGGGTTTGATGGGTGAGATCTAAAGCCAtacacactgtgtttgtgcacatgtattgactgtgtgtatgtgtgtgtttgtatatttgtgtgtatgtgtgtgagtgtgtaacaTTGCAGGGATTTGCACTCTAGTGATTCACCTCAGCAAGACgtccgcccacacacacacacccactcacacacacgcgcacacacacacacacacacacacacatgcattacaCTGCCATTTGAAATAGTGGGTCAGATTAGTTTCCATGTAGCTTCACCAACCAACcaaactgtatttttctttaaaGGAACAGGGATGTTGTAAAGTATTTTTGTACAAATTTAATACTTTGGTAGCATGACGTTCCTGGTGTTTGTCCTGTCGGGCTCCActgctctcctccaccccccttTATATGGACGACTACTGAGCAACAATAAAGATGAAGACCTACTGGGAGGACTGgactccatgtttgtttttaagataAACGCACAACGCAACATAGTAATTGATGATATGgaataaatgtatataaaaaTGTAGTTTGAACAGTGAACTCCACAGGTGGTACCACAAACAACTATTAACAacacaaatacagcaaacagagaaaaaatcTTAATGACAAGATAATTATACTCAGCTGTAGTAAATTTTAAACTGTAGTGTGGACAAGTTCATATCAtgaaaattaattaaatatttgCTGAATAATTGTTACAATAGCCTGTCAATAATGACCATTTCATCTATAGATTATAGGTTTTATTGATCTTTGATTTATCTCTTATCAGAGGCACTTGTATTTTATTGTTACTTATGGTTTGGATGTAAATATTTATCCAGGTAAATCTGTGATTAGCTAATACTGGCCGAGACTAATGAAACAGTCCATTCATAAATATTTTTAACCATGTTATATTTAATGAAGTATACATATTTATTGAAGTTATTAAACACAAATTGTGGATTGAAAAGTAGAATATTTTGAAAGTATGAGgtagcacaaaatggaaatgctcaTGTAAAATACAAGTACCTAATTAGACTTAGCGAAAATGTTTATTGCCGGATGTGACGTCACGCTCGgcgctctcctctcctgtctgcttGGTGAATCGGTGGTGGATTATTCGGTCTGTCCTCCGGTGTGTTGTCGTTGTTAGCATCTGCCGCTGTTTCTCCGTCACGTTTCTGCACCGTTTCATCACCAGCTAACCGGTGGAAGCATTAACCGACCTCTCTGCTGGATAAATAACCGCCGAGCCCGGCAGGAAGCATGTCCACCGCCCTGGAGAGCTACATTAACCGTAtcctgccgccgctgctgctagctggctaacatgctaactgcCCGTCCGAATGAATACATAGATGCTACTTAGCTTAGCGTTCAAGCGAGGAGCAGTATTTGTTTAGTTGTTTGTGAACTCACAGCGGTGTAGCTTCTTTGTTCAGTTCTGCAGGAGTGTTTAAGTTGATAatgttaatttaatttaatgagtGTTTTGTCCAGAAAAGTGTGTCGTTCCTCTAACTCGGAGTGTTCAGGTACTGTGGCCATCGTCACCTCAGACGGAAGGATGATTGTGGTGAGTTTAAATGCACCTTTCAccatctgaatgtgtgtgaaatgattAGTTAATGAAGTAATTTAACGGTGTTCggtgttttttctttggtttcaagtcagcatgtttctctgttatctgtttCCTTCAGCTCGAAGTCGTCAGTATCTGCTTGCAGTAAAACTTGTCTTTATGAAGGCCGAACTGTTGTTTTGTCATTAGATTATATTCATTTGAGTATTTTACGAGGTAAACTTAAAATCACAGGAAGTATTCAggtaatcattttaaatgaagagTTTAAAGTTTTCCGtagaacaaaagaaagaaatcacatcacTGTCAGTCAGTTATCACAGTaacacatggtgtgtgtgtgtgtgtgtgtgtgtgtgtgtgtgtgtgtgtgtgtgtgtggtgcgttCAGGGCACTCTGAAGGGCTTCGATCAGACCATCAACCTGATCCTGGATGAGAGTCACGAGCGGGTGTTCAGCTCCAGTCAGGGGGTGGAGCAGGTGGTGCTGGGCCTCTACATTGTCAGAGGAGACAACGTGtgagtgacctttgacctttcaccTGTTCACAGTCACTAAACTCTAGACTGTTAATCCGTCATTTCTGCATTAGTTCAGTGTCAgtcagaaacaacagcagcagaaaataaaggacgTGTGATACAGAAGTGTCCTGTGACTGTTTAACTGTTCGACCTCATCTCATGAGATTTCTGTGactcctgtctttgtgtgtgtgcgtgcgtgcgcgtgcgtgcgtgcgtgcgtgtgtgtgtgtttcagggcgGTGATTGGGGAGATTGACGAGGAGACAGACTCCACTCTGGATTTAGGAAACATCAGAGCCGAGCCGCTGAACTCCGTCGTCCACTGACCTCATCAtaacccccccgcccccactctgtgtctccatggcaacagatgACAGCGTGACTCGTGCCTCGTCCACACGTACACGGGTACTTTTCAAAAagcagttttttgtgtgtttcgGCCACACGGACGCAGTTTGATGTCACTGAAATGCTTTTTGGAAACTCAGGTGAAGACGTGTTTACGTGTTTTCACGTCGACGggattttgtttgcttgtttgtctgttttgtctgacaacaaaggaggaaaatccCGGTTTTAAACTGACCCGCGTACATGTGGACTCGGCACtggttgtgtgtttcaggagcTGTTTGCAGAGCCGCTTCTCTCATCAGCTGAtgttcactgaaaatgaaaacagactccTGAAGCgactttttctgtttgtattttttataaataaaatctgaattgCTTGAAGTTGTTAGATGTTTTTGCTTCGAGTCAGTTTTTGTCATATTGAGGTTTAATAAAGTTTTGTTTCTCATATATAAACAAAGTCTGACTGATGACTTCACCTCGTTCACACTTTGAACTAAACTGAGTTTTAATGAGCTTCATtctgataaaaataaaaaaatcaagtaCATCTTAAAACTTAAATTAAGACAGAAATGTTTCTTTCTGAAGTTTAATTCTGTAAATCAATGAAATTATCTTTATGTTATGAAGGTGTTTTCAGAGACTTTCGTGTGTCctcagcgccccctgctggtcagaCTTCACCTGCACAGCTGATCAACGTCACATTAAATCAATACACTGATCAATAGATGAATGACAGCAGATTTTAGTGGTGCTGAATGAACAACAAGCTCagcacattttcattgtttatctaaagatttaaaaaaaacaaagatttgatgtgtttgggttttttgcAGAATGGAGGTCCAAACATTAATAATCTCCCACTGAGCTTGTTAGCAGACATCTTGTCTCCACGCAGCAGGTGAAGCTACCTGCTCAGGTGTAAACAGCACGATGCTGAACGTTTCTGAAGTTTCCTCTGATTCAACAGAGAAACAAGAATTAAAACATTCATGTTCAGAATGAAAATGTGCGacagcttttctgtgttttatttactttatgcCCTTTTTTCCAGAACACTTCAGGactcaaacagaaataaaaccagaaaACTTTGTTATCAAATCTTTTTATTCATCTGACTTGAAAAATGAGCTCCAGCTTTTCCATCTGAGCTCGTTAATGCATCACTTATTATGAGTACAGAGTATGAGTACGATGAATACTTTAAAGTATATTACATGCCGATTgattagtacttttacttaaagtggAATGCAGAAGAAGATGTGCGTTCTTCTTTTGTTCAGTCGACTCGATCTGTCGAGGTTAAACGAGTTAAAACGAGGCTGAATGAGgaagcagcagctccttcaccaACGGCTGTTTGCGTTGTGTTCGTGTGTCATCGAGCGCTCCCACAGTCAGAGCCTTCTGCAATCGATTGATCTGGTCTGGAGTCGGAGCTGGATCCTCATAAtggagctgcagccaggagacaCCTgagcaacaacacaacagaacaatcatcatcatcatcctcatcatcaccatcaccatcatcatcaccatcatcaccatcaccatcatcaacaccatcaccatcaccaccaccaccatcaccatcaccatcaccatcatcatcatcaccatcaccatcaccaccatcaccatcaccatcaccatcaccatcatcaacaccatcaccatcaccaccaccaccatcaccatcaccatcaccatcaccaccatcaccatcaccaccatcaccatcaccatcaccaccaccaccatcaccatcaccatcaccaccatcaccatcaccaccaccaccaccaccaccaccaccatcaccatcaccatcaccaccatcaccaccatcaccatcaccatcaccatcaccaccatcaccatcaccatcaccatcaccatcatcatcatcaccatcaccatcatcaccatcaccatcaccatcaccatcatcaccatcaccatcatcaacaccatcaccatcaccaccaccaccatcaccatcaccatcaccatcaccaccatcaccatcaccatcaccaccaccaccatcaccatcaccatcaccaccaccaccaccaccaccatcaccatcaccaccatcaccaccatcaccatcaccatcaccatcaccaccatcaccatcaccatcaccatcaccatcaccaccatcaccatcaccatcaccatcaccaccatcaccaccatcaccatcaccatcaccatcaccatcaccaccatcaccatcaccatcaccatcac from Chaetodon trifascialis isolate fChaTrf1 chromosome 22, fChaTrf1.hap1, whole genome shotgun sequence includes:
- the lsm8 gene encoding LSM8 homolog, U6 small nuclear RNA associated, with protein sequence MSTALESYINRTVAIVTSDGRMIVGTLKGFDQTINLILDESHERVFSSSQGVEQVVLGLYIVRGDNVAVIGEIDEETDSTLDLGNIRAEPLNSVVH